A stretch of DNA from Cytobacillus luteolus:
AAAAAATACCCGGACCAAGAACTTGCACAAGTGATACCAAAAGTGGAACAATATAAGGTGGTGGCAACATGAGCACCTATAACATAGATTCAATTATTGATGAGGTTGTATCCGATATTTACGCTGCTTATCCCGAATTACTTACAAGATTCGGTGAACATGGTAAAAAGAAATGCCGTGAAGACAATCAGCATCATTTTAATACACTTGAAGTGGCCTATAAATTAAACAATGACCAAGCGTTCCTTGATTATACGGAGTGGTTAAACACACTATTAACCAGCCGTGGCATGAAATCAGAGCACATCATTGATAATTATATAAGAATAAAACAAGCAATAGCTGGTAAAGGACTCGAAGGTAAAGAAGATTTTTACCATGAATGCTTATCAAAAGCCATACAAGTTTTAGAGAACAAAGCAGTGCCTGAGCCAGGTTGACTAGCTAATGCTATCATTACTTCTAGAGAGTAATAATAAAGACAAAGGGGTAAATCTAGAGTTGAAGATATCAGATTCGAAGTTAATTGAAGCTTATTATAGTGCCATAGAATTGAAGTTGAGTCATGAGTTCATTTCTATGTTAGAAGAAGAATTACGTAAGAGGAACCTTACAGAACAACTAGAATCTCGCGTAATGCAAAAATAGAGAATAATGTATAAGCCAAGCATTTTTTATCCCTTACAAACTAGGATCGCAGCTTATATAATTTAAAATAGATGATGGATCCTGCTAAGAAAATGGCGGGATTTTTTTATTGAAATAATCCTGGTAGATGGGTATAGGAGTAAATTTGCAATAATATGATGGCGTAAGTGAGTTTATGAGCCCTCGAAAGAGCAAAATGATCAAGTAGAAGTCACATAAATGAGTTTATGAGCCCTCGAAAGAGCAAAAAGAACAAATAGAGGTCGCATAAATGAGTATATGAGCCCTCGAAAGAGCAAAAAGAACAAATGGAGGTCGGATAAATGAGTTTATGAGCCCTCGAAAGAGCAAAATGATCAAGTAGAGGTCGCATAAATGAGTTTATGAGCCCTCGAAAGAGCAAAATAATCAAGCAGAGGTCACATAAATGAGTTTATGAGCCCTCGAAAGAGCAAAATGATCAAGTAGAGGTCGCATAAATGAGTTTATGAGCCCTCGAAAGAGCAAAAAGAACAAATAGAGGTCGCATAAATGAGTATATGAGCCCTCGAAAGAGCAAAATGAACAAGTACAGGTCACATAAATGAGTTTATGAGCCCTCGAAAGAGCAAAATCAACAGTATAGGTCACATAAAGTTTCAATGGTACAGAGAATCATTTCATTTCCCTTAACACTCTTTATTTACCTAGCAAGTACGATAAACATTGAAAAAGCTTAGAGAACTAATCTCTAAGCCTTTTAATGTTTATATATGACTCTCAAAAAGTCCCTCCCCCACCATCGGGTATGGTGGGAGGTTAGAGGGCAATGGAGGAATCAAACTAAGCAAGTTTTTCTTCTACAGTGCCTGTAGTAGTGCCTGTTTTATCATTTTTGTTGATTTTGAAGTTAGCTACTTTTCTTAAATATGGTAGTACGAAGTAGTCTGCACCGTAGCGGCCAGCGTTAGCACCTGCAGCTAGGACAATCACACCAAGTAAGATCATTTCAGGGTTTGTGCTCACTGTACCAGCGAACATGAACATGAAGTTCATCATTAGCCCGAAGAATGCAGCTGCAGTTGTTAAGCAACCTAGAAGTAATCCAAGACCTACTAGGAATTCTCCCCAAGGTATTAAGAAATTGATTAGTCCAACATTCGGAAGTGCAAAACCTTCTATGAACGCGTTATACATTGGGTAGATGGCTTCACCAGTTCCTTTATCTAGTACTGGATTTGCAACAGCATTTCCTAGATATCCACCTGCATCAAATCCACCAGTAATTTTTCCCCAACCTGCTGTCATCCAGCTCCAACCAAGAAATATACGAATAAGTGCTAAAGCTCCAGCTACGATACGGTTTTCTCTTAAGAAGTTGTTAATCATTTTGATCCTCTCCTTGAAGGATTTATTTGTTTTTCTTTACACTTAAATCATAATCGATTGTGAAGGGTTTCACAATATACTTGTGAATTAGTTCACAATCTATTCATAAAGATTTGAACAATTTGTTTCATTCAAAAAAAGAGCAAGGAAACAGGCACTGAGACTGGTGGACATGGGGCCAGGAGAACCGTCCCCTTGGCACCACCTTGGCACCTCCCTTTGGCACCTCCACAACGAAAAAATTTTTTACATATTAATGGTTTAATTGGAAATAATTATCAAGATGTTATCACGATAGGAACCAGGGGGACTGTCCCCATGGCTCTCACGAGAGGATGTATGTAAGATGGATGACTTACTGTTAGCCCGTTCATTATTCGGGACAACGATGGCCTTTCATATCATTTTTGCAACGATAGGGGTCGGCCTGCCATTGATGATGTTAATTGCAGAGCTTCTTTATCAAAAAACAAAGGATCAAGAGTATGTGGTAATGGCCAAGCGTTGGACGAAAACCTTTGCGGTACTGTTGGGAGTTGGTATTCCGACAGGAACGATTGCCGGCGTGCAGTTATCTCTGCTTTGGCCCGGTTTTATGGAAGTGGTCGGTCGAGTAATGCCTCTGCCTTTCCAAATTGAAATGTATGCATTTTTTATTGAGGCACTCTTCATGTCAATCTATGTATACGCTGCCGAAAGAATTGCTCCGTGGATGCGGATTCTAAGCTTGACCCTAGTAGCTATTGGAGCACTAGCTTCAGCTGTATTAATTACAAATGTCCATGCCTTCCAAGGGACACCAAGAGGATTCCGTTATGAAAATGGTCAGTATGTTGATATTGATCCGTGGGCTGCTTTTTTTAACCCAAGCTTCTTCGTAACAGCCGGGCATGTTGCTTTATCAGCGTACGTGGTTGGGGCGTTTGTTGTGACATCAGTGGCTGCTTATAAAATGATGAAAAATGAAGCAGGATCGCGCGTCTATAACTTTCATAAAAAAGCACTAAAGATAAGCCTAATTGTTGGTGGAATCTTCGCCTTTTTTACCGCGACAAATGGACATGAAGCCGCGCAATATTTACATGAATACCAACCTGAGAAGCTTGCTGCTGCGGAAGGGTTATTTGAGACACAATCACATGCACCACTTGCCATTGGTGGTTTTACGGATAGAGAAACACAGACCATAAAGTGGGGAATCGAAATTCCTTGGGCACTGAGTTATCTTGCTGGAGATAGCTTTGACACAGTTGTTGTAGGGTTAAATGATTTTCCAGAAGCAATGTGGCCTCCGCTATTTGTCCATACCTTATTTAATGCAATGGTTGGGATTGGCACTCTGCTGATCTTAGTACCGCTTTTCGTGTTTGCTTGGCGAAAAATACTAAAGAAAGACTACTATCCGAAGTGGATGCTTTGGGGACTAGTGACCATGGGTCCATTGGCAGTACTTGCGATTGAGTTTGGGTGGGTATTTGCGTGTACAGGACGTCAGCCGTGGGTCATTTACCGAGTCCTAACCACTGCTGCGGCATCAACGACCGCTACCAACTTAAACGTATTATTCATCTCATTTATCATTGTTTACATTATCTTAGGGATTGCTGTCGTCTCGGTATTGCTCTACTTCTTTAGAAGAAACACAGAATTAGACGATCTCGAACGAGCAGAAAAAAAGGGAGTCCCATTATTCAGTTCAAATTCATAGGAGGTTATGCGTATGGCTGATGCTCTTCTCGCAATTACCGTACTCTGGGGATTCGTCTTTATCTATGCAATTATGGCGACTATGGATTTTGGTGCCGGCTTTTGGGCAATGGTCTATATAAACCGTGAAAAAACAAAAGCCACGAATATTGCAAACCGCTATTTATCTCCTACGTGGGAAGTGACCAAC
This window harbors:
- the sda gene encoding sporulation histidine kinase inhibitor Sda, which codes for MLSLLLESNNKDKGVNLELKISDSKLIEAYYSAIELKLSHEFISMLEEELRKRNLTEQLESRVMQK
- a CDS encoding DoxX family membrane protein, with the translated sequence MINNFLRENRIVAGALALIRIFLGWSWMTAGWGKITGGFDAGGYLGNAVANPVLDKGTGEAIYPMYNAFIEGFALPNVGLINFLIPWGEFLVGLGLLLGCLTTAAAFFGLMMNFMFMFAGTVSTNPEMILLGVIVLAAGANAGRYGADYFVLPYLRKVANFKINKNDKTGTTTGTVEEKLA
- a CDS encoding cytochrome ubiquinol oxidase subunit I, with amino-acid sequence MDDLLLARSLFGTTMAFHIIFATIGVGLPLMMLIAELLYQKTKDQEYVVMAKRWTKTFAVLLGVGIPTGTIAGVQLSLLWPGFMEVVGRVMPLPFQIEMYAFFIEALFMSIYVYAAERIAPWMRILSLTLVAIGALASAVLITNVHAFQGTPRGFRYENGQYVDIDPWAAFFNPSFFVTAGHVALSAYVVGAFVVTSVAAYKMMKNEAGSRVYNFHKKALKISLIVGGIFAFFTATNGHEAAQYLHEYQPEKLAAAEGLFETQSHAPLAIGGFTDRETQTIKWGIEIPWALSYLAGDSFDTVVVGLNDFPEAMWPPLFVHTLFNAMVGIGTLLILVPLFVFAWRKILKKDYYPKWMLWGLVTMGPLAVLAIEFGWVFACTGRQPWVIYRVLTTAAASTTATNLNVLFISFIIVYIILGIAVVSVLLYFFRRNTELDDLERAEKKGVPLFSSNS